In Bacillus thuringiensis, the DNA window ATTTCTTTTGGTGACATCTTGTTAGCATGATCTGCTTTTTCAAGATTTTCATAGTCATTACGATACTCATTAATTGGAGGAAGACCTTCTGATTCTGGTGTATCCTTCGCATTAATCCAAACAAGAACTGAAATTACCATTGCGATAATCGCTGGGAAAATAAACACGCCGCCTTGCCAATGGTTTTCACCAAAAATAGCTACACCAATTCCGACAAGTGGTGGCACAAGCATTCCGCCAACGTTATGTGAAATATTCCAAATACCTGTTTTCGTACCACGTTCTTTCTTCGAGAACCATTTCGTCATAACGATACTACAAGGTGGTGCTCCCATACCTTGTACAATACCATTTAGAACAAGTAATGTAACAATCATTCCAAAGGATGATGCAAAACCGAAACAAATATTTACAAGCCCTGATAAGAATAAACCGACTGCGATAAAGCGCTGGGCGAAAGCTTTATCTGATAAATTCCCCATAAAGAACTTACTAAATCCATAAACAATTGCCATGATTGAACCTAGTAGTCCAATTTCAGCTGTACTAAATCCATATTCTTGTACTAAATACGTACTTGATAACGTAAAGTTACTACGAACTAAATAATAAGCAGCATACCCAACTGAAATTCCCATTAATACACGAATACGTAATAATTTGTATACTCGATCAATCATATCCGCTGGCAATCGCTCAATTGCAGGTGCTGGCTTAAGCCATTTAAACATATATTTTCGTCTCCTTTTCTCACTTCTGAGAGAGACGCTGTCTATTCCATATCTCGATTATTCCGCTATTTGATATATTTTTGTTTGTTCTTCTAACCGGCTGTCCTTCTATTTCTTGCTCATTCTTCGCAAACATCGTTGGTACGCCAAACGAAACCTTCTCTAAAATGTGACCCGCTTCTTCTGATAAACAATAATCAATAAATAAATCCGCAATAATACCATTCGGTGCACGTTTTAGTTTCGAAATCGCATTAACAGATAACCCTGTTTGCTCAGGTACAATACTTACAATTGGAAAGCCTTGTTTTTGAAGCATTCTCTGGTCTCCCATGAAATTGATGCCTATCATATACTCACCACTCGCAACTAGCTCTACTGGTATGTAACCATTCACCGTTACTTCACCAATTTGTCCTGCGAGTTTCTTAACATATTCCTTCGCTTCCTCTTCACCTACAGTATCAATGAGTGATTGAAAAAACGTATATGCTGTTCCTGAGACATTTGGATCTGGCATTACAATCTTTCCCTTATATACTGGATTTAATAAATCTTGCCACCTTGATGGATAAGAAAGTCCGAGCGGTGCTATTTCTTCATTCCACCGCTCTTTATTGATCGCAATTGCCAGTTTCTCCACTTCATAACCGTACCAATAACCGTCTTTATCTTTAACAGTTTTTGAAATACGGTTCGCATGCTGACTCGTAACAGGAATAGATAGATTTTTTTGCTTCATCATTTGATGCGCGTCTACCGTACCGCCAATAATAATATCCGCTTTCGGATTTCCAGCTTCCTCTTCTACCCTCCGAAGAAGCTCTTCTGTCGAAAGACGAATAAATTCATACGTACAGCCGCGTGGTTTACAAAATGATGACAGCAAAGCTTCACCCACTTCCTCACGAGCTGCTACATACGCAACAAGATGACGATCATCCAAAATAGGGAGACCACTTTTATTATATTTAATAGAGGTTGTATCTCGAGAGCAACTAGACATCGCTCCTCCAATTACTAGCAAAAAGAAGAAAAAGGCTATCTTTCTCATGACACATTCTCCTTTACAAATAAATTTGCGAGGGAGCTTTTCATATACATGACATTCCCATTATTATCACCGAGATATTGCACAACAAAGTACGATGGATATACAGAAATAGTAAGAATGTCTTCTCGCTCATTCTTTATACGCTTCCCTGTTTTATAAGCGGTAATATAAGCAATCGGTTCATTCTGTGATTGTAACAATTTCTGTATTTCTCCGTAATCTGTAATTTGCTTTGCGTACCGAATCGAATCAAGTATGTGCGTAAGATTCATCGCACGTTCTACATCACCTTGGCGTACTATAACATCCTGCGCTGACGCAAAAAAATCACTAATACGTTCTGGTGTGTAATACAGGCTTAACAAATACGTTTGAAATGCTGAAATCATTGGGTCCGTACCATTCTTTCCGTACATATCAGCCCCGTACTGGAACAAGTCACCTACTGCAAAAGTACGTTTATGTCCATTCAAGTACGTTACTTCTCCAGTAAATACTTGTTCTTGATTCTTAGCTTCTCTCGGTTCTATTTGAATTCGGTCAAAGAATGAAACAACCGTATGCAAACGAACTTCATCCGTTATAACAATTTCTCCCCACTTTTCATGCCTAACTTTCATTTCAGTAGGCAGGGATTCATTCACTCTTTGTAAAACAGTTTGTTTGTCATTCACTATGGTGATTCGATTATATATTTGCTTCTCCATCACATAAAACAAAATAAGAGAAACGATTATACAAAGGACAAACATAAGAATTTGAAATGATAGCCTTTTCATTTCTGCCTACCTCCAAGATAAAAAAACGTTGTTTCGAAAATACCGCATAATTGTTTCATAAATGTATCATTTAACCGCTTTCAAGTTTTTTATATCTTCCATCCGTCTCGGAAGCAAGAATGTAATAAATATCGTAGTACCTATTTCTTCACTACTCTCAATCCGCATACTTCCGCCCTGTTTATTCATA includes these proteins:
- a CDS encoding DUF3919 family protein; the protein is MKRLSFQILMFVLCIIVSLILFYVMEKQIYNRITIVNDKQTVLQRVNESLPTEMKVRHEKWGEIVITDEVRLHTVVSFFDRIQIEPREAKNQEQVFTGEVTYLNGHKRTFAVGDLFQYGADMYGKNGTDPMISAFQTYLLSLYYTPERISDFFASAQDVIVRQGDVERAMNLTHILDSIRYAKQITDYGEIQKLLQSQNEPIAYITAYKTGKRIKNEREDILTISVYPSYFVVQYLGDNNGNVMYMKSSLANLFVKENVS
- a CDS encoding MFS transporter — translated: MFKWLKPAPAIERLPADMIDRVYKLLRIRVLMGISVGYAAYYLVRSNFTLSSTYLVQEYGFSTAEIGLLGSIMAIVYGFSKFFMGNLSDKAFAQRFIAVGLFLSGLVNICFGFASSFGMIVTLLVLNGIVQGMGAPPCSIVMTKWFSKKERGTKTGIWNISHNVGGMLVPPLVGIGVAIFGENHWQGGVFIFPAIIAMVISVLVWINAKDTPESEGLPPINEYRNDYENLEKADHANKMSPKEILMKYVVKNKFVWFLCIANAFVYLIRFGVINWVPLYLTTVKGFSKNEAHAAYAIFEGMAIPSSLIVGLLSDKLFKGKRMPLCIISMVGVVIGTFVYWQATSILVVSIAVSIIGCLIYVPQFLIGLSAMELVPKFAVGTTVGMCGLFGYVGGSLVANAAIGVIVDRSGWDGCFILLLTGAILSTVFLFIVQRGHESKGPKAA
- a CDS encoding ABC transporter substrate-binding protein is translated as MRKIAFFFFLLVIGGAMSSCSRDTTSIKYNKSGLPILDDRHLVAYVAAREEVGEALLSSFCKPRGCTYEFIRLSTEELLRRVEEEAGNPKADIIIGGTVDAHQMMKQKNLSIPVTSQHANRISKTVKDKDGYWYGYEVEKLAIAINKERWNEEIAPLGLSYPSRWQDLLNPVYKGKIVMPDPNVSGTAYTFFQSLIDTVGEEEAKEYVKKLAGQIGEVTVNGYIPVELVASGEYMIGINFMGDQRMLQKQGFPIVSIVPEQTGLSVNAISKLKRAPNGIIADLFIDYCLSEEAGHILEKVSFGVPTMFAKNEQEIEGQPVRRTNKNISNSGIIEIWNRQRLSQK